Proteins from one Nicotiana tabacum cultivar K326 chromosome 23, ASM71507v2, whole genome shotgun sequence genomic window:
- the LOC107768802 gene encoding plastoglobulin-1, chloroplastic codes for MSTLYTPLIFTIKPPKTTIKPHTFLPSSFSNPKLRKFPNFSVQSSNDPEKATGIEPDNDKSDDKTTGFVDEWGEKSELESEPVTKLTDSDPPKYEDEWGNNGSPAVDVSGGEDEKLLELKRCFVDTVYGTDFGFRASSEVRAEALELVSQLEAANPTPAPTECPELLDGNWILVFTAFSELLPLLAAGSIPLVKVEKISQGIDTSNFTIENSTTLSSPVATLSFSATATFEVRSPSRIQVEFKEGNFKPPEIKSNIELPENVDVFGQKISLSPVQQSLSPLENAVAGIARTISGQPPLKIQIPGERTKSWLLTTYLDKDLRISKGDGGLFVLVKEGSSLLY; via the exons ATGTCCACTCTTTACACTCCTCTAATTTTCACCATAAAACCCCCCAAAACCACCATTAAACCTCACACGTTTCTTCCTTCTTCATTCTCAAACCCTAAGCTTCGAAAATTTCCCAATTTCTCGGTTCAATCCTCCAATGACCCGGAAAAAGCGACCGGTATTGAACCGGACAATGATAAATCCGACGATAAAACGACCGGGTTCGTTGATGAATGGGGAGAGAAGTCGGAGCTGGAATCCGAGCCGGTTACGAAGTTAACGGACTCGGACCCTCCGAAATATGAGGATGAGTGGGGTAACAACGGCAGTCCAGCTGTAGATGTGAGTGGTGGAGAAGACGAGAAGCTTCTAGAACTGAAAAGGTGCTTTGTGGATACAGTTTATGGGACAGATTTCGGGTTTCGGGCTTCATCGGAGGTTCGGGCTGAGGCTTTGGAGCTCGTTTCTCAGCTGGAGGCAGCAAATCCTACTCCCGCACCAACTGAGTGTCCTGAGTTGCTTGATGGGAATTGGATTTTAGT GTTTACAGCATTTTCTGAGTTGTTACCTCTTCTTGCTGCGGGCAGCATTCCTCTGGTGAAGGTAGAAAAGATTAGCCAAGGCATAGATACAAGCAACTTTACTATAGAGAACTCGACTACATTATCAAGCCCTGTAGCCACCTTGTCTTTTAGTGCAACTGCCACTTTTGAAGTTCGAAGCCCCTCTAGAATACAG GTTGAATTTAAGGAAGGGAATTTTAAACCTCCAGAGATAAAATCAAACATAGAGCTGCCAGAAAATGTGGATGTGTTTGGGCAAAAGATAAGTCTCTCTCCAGTGCAGCAATCTCTAAGTCCCCTGGAAAACGCTGTGGCAGGCATAGCACGAACTATTTCTGGTCAGCCTCCTCTCAAGATCCAAATTCCAGGTGAAAGGACAAAATCTTGGCTTCTCACGACATACCTTGATAAGGATCTGCGGATATCCAAAGGAGATGGTGGGCTTTTTGTGCTTGTCAAGGAAGGGAGTTCTCTTCTATATTAG